A single Sphingomonas sp. IW22 DNA region contains:
- a CDS encoding DUF6597 domain-containing transcriptional factor translates to MHLEFLPPPPAVASLVTIFYLYRSDEPVVEGIERADVGQIRFMLRGSGELRFPQGHVEPSCPVMINGPGTGAAPYRVEGPFHCFGIALSPVGWGSLIGIPAHERADHVTDGIALFGPRAAALLDQLRGLTTLPDMIAASESFLIERARPVPPEHVRLCEAVRAWLAESEVPRVQALFDSIPLSSRQVVRLVNHYFGAPPKLLERKFRALRAASALAEGADPRGVAEPFYDQSHMIREIRHFTGHTPGTLAARMDPVLAMTLSPGAFNELAPPERG, encoded by the coding sequence ATGCATCTTGAGTTCCTGCCGCCACCGCCAGCGGTGGCGTCGCTCGTCACGATCTTCTATCTCTACCGCTCGGATGAGCCGGTAGTTGAGGGGATTGAAAGGGCCGATGTCGGCCAGATCCGGTTCATGCTGCGCGGTTCGGGGGAACTGCGTTTTCCGCAGGGGCATGTCGAACCATCCTGCCCGGTGATGATCAACGGGCCGGGGACCGGGGCCGCGCCCTACCGCGTCGAAGGACCGTTTCATTGTTTCGGCATTGCGCTCAGCCCCGTGGGATGGGGATCGCTGATCGGCATCCCGGCGCATGAACGGGCGGATCATGTCACCGACGGGATCGCATTGTTCGGCCCGCGCGCGGCTGCCCTGCTGGACCAGCTCAGGGGTCTGACAACGCTGCCGGACATGATCGCCGCTAGCGAAAGCTTTCTGATTGAGCGCGCCCGCCCTGTCCCGCCCGAACATGTGCGTTTGTGCGAAGCGGTCCGCGCCTGGCTTGCCGAAAGCGAAGTCCCGCGGGTCCAGGCCCTGTTCGATTCGATCCCGCTTTCCTCGCGACAGGTCGTGCGGCTGGTGAACCATTATTTCGGCGCCCCGCCCAAGCTTTTGGAGCGCAAGTTCCGCGCTCTGCGCGCCGCCTCGGCCCTGGCGGAGGGTGCCGATCCGCGCGGCGTGGCCGAACCCTTTTACGATCAGTCGCACATGATCCGTGAAATCCGCCACTTCACCGGCCATACGCCCGGCACGCTGGCAGCGCGGATGGACCCGGTGCTGGCGATGACGCTGTCGCCTGGCGCTTTCAACGAACTGGCACCGCCCGAACGGGGTTGA
- the sufB gene encoding Fe-S cluster assembly protein SufB, whose amino-acid sequence MTDTAMAVRNAEALAAANKKYEWGFSSDIEQDFAPKGLSEDTVRFISAKKGEPEWMLDWRLKAFRMWQTMEAPDWAKLNVPPIDYQNAYYYAEPRAKPKLDSLDEVDPEILRVYEKLGIPIEEQKVLAGVEGARRVAVDAVFDSVSVATTFRKELEAAGVIFRSISEAIKEYPDLVRQWLGKVVPMRDNYFATLNCAVFSDGTFVYIPEGVRCPMELSTYFRINAENTGQFERTLIVADKGSYVSYLEGCTAPMRDENQLHAAVVELVALDDAEIKYSTVQNWYPGDENGVGGIYNFVTKRALCQGRNSKVSWTQVETGSAITWKYPSCVLNGENSVGEFYSVAVTNGRQQADTGTKMIHNGKGSRSTIVSKGISAGRSDNTYRGLVRVAPGAEGVRNFTQCDSLLLGDQCGAHTVPYIEVRNPSAQIEHEATTSKISEDQMFYAQQRGLDSEAAVALIVNGFAKEVLQQLPMEFAVEAQKLLGISLEGSVG is encoded by the coding sequence ATGACCGATACCGCCATGGCCGTGAGAAACGCCGAGGCGCTGGCCGCCGCCAACAAGAAATATGAGTGGGGCTTCAGCTCCGACATCGAGCAGGACTTCGCACCCAAGGGGCTGAGCGAAGACACGGTGCGCTTCATCTCCGCCAAGAAGGGCGAGCCTGAATGGATGCTCGACTGGCGGCTCAAGGCGTTCCGCATGTGGCAGACGATGGAGGCACCCGACTGGGCCAAGCTCAACGTGCCGCCGATCGACTATCAGAACGCCTATTACTACGCCGAACCGCGCGCCAAGCCCAAGCTGGACAGCCTGGACGAGGTCGATCCCGAAATCCTGCGCGTGTACGAAAAGCTGGGCATCCCGATCGAGGAGCAGAAGGTGCTCGCCGGGGTGGAGGGCGCACGCCGGGTCGCGGTGGACGCGGTGTTCGACAGCGTTTCGGTCGCCACCACCTTCCGCAAGGAGCTTGAGGCCGCGGGCGTCATCTTCCGCTCGATCAGCGAAGCGATCAAGGAATATCCCGATCTGGTCCGGCAATGGCTGGGCAAGGTCGTGCCGATGCGCGACAATTATTTCGCGACGCTCAACTGCGCGGTCTTTTCCGACGGCACCTTCGTCTACATTCCGGAGGGCGTTCGCTGCCCCATGGAATTATCGACCTATTTCCGCATCAATGCCGAAAACACCGGCCAGTTCGAACGCACGCTGATCGTCGCCGACAAGGGTAGCTATGTCAGCTATCTTGAGGGCTGCACCGCGCCGATGCGCGACGAAAACCAGCTTCACGCCGCCGTGGTCGAACTGGTCGCGCTCGACGACGCCGAGATCAAATATTCGACCGTTCAGAACTGGTATCCCGGCGACGAAAACGGCGTCGGCGGCATCTATAATTTCGTGACCAAGCGCGCTTTATGTCAGGGCCGCAATTCAAAGGTGTCGTGGACGCAGGTCGAAACCGGCAGCGCGATCACCTGGAAATATCCCAGCTGCGTGCTGAACGGCGAGAACTCGGTCGGCGAATTCTACTCCGTCGCGGTCACCAACGGGCGGCAACAGGCCGATACCGGCACCAAGATGATCCACAACGGCAAGGGGTCGCGCTCGACCATCGTGTCCAAGGGGATTTCGGCCGGCCGCAGCGACAACACCTATCGCGGCCTCGTCCGCGTCGCGCCGGGGGCCGAGGGCGTCCGCAACTTCACCCAGTGCGACAGCCTGCTGCTCGGCGACCAGTGCGGCGCGCACACGGTCCCCTATATCGAGGTCCGCAACCCCTCCGCCCAGATCGAGCATGAAGCCACGACCAGCAAGATCAGCGAAGACCAGATGTTCTACGCCCAGCAACGCGGCCTGGACAGCGAAGCGGCGGTGGCGCTGATCGTCAACGGCTTTGCCAAGGAAGTGCTGCAGCAACTTCCTATGGAGTTCGCGGTCGAGGCGCAAAAGCTGCTCGGAATCAGCCTCGAAGGATCGGTTGGCTAA
- a CDS encoding SUF system Fe-S cluster assembly regulator gives MRLSAQADYAVVMMRAAARQCGSVRLNATLLAAETGLPLPTVQKLVSRLSAAGLIESSRGTGGGFRLARPPAAITLADIVEAIEGPIAMTQCVDNGRHDCAIEGSCEVRPHWNAVNGAVRGALAGITLSNLIDAPAPEPVGLGAEA, from the coding sequence ATGCGACTTTCCGCCCAGGCCGATTATGCCGTCGTGATGATGCGCGCCGCCGCTCGCCAGTGCGGGTCGGTGCGTCTCAACGCGACGTTGCTGGCCGCGGAAACCGGTCTGCCGCTGCCGACGGTACAGAAACTGGTCAGCCGCCTGTCGGCTGCCGGCCTGATTGAAAGCTCGCGCGGGACCGGCGGCGGCTTTCGCCTCGCCCGCCCGCCTGCGGCCATCACCCTTGCTGACATTGTCGAAGCGATCGAGGGGCCGATCGCCATGACGCAATGCGTCGACAATGGCCGCCACGACTGCGCGATCGAAGGGTCGTGCGAGGTTCGCCCCCACTGGAACGCCGTCAACGGTGCCGTTCGCGGCGCGCTGGCGGGCATTACCCTGTCCAACCTTATCGACGCGCCCGCACCCGAACCCGTGGGCCTTGGAGCCGAAGCATGA
- the sufC gene encoding Fe-S cluster assembly ATPase SufC → MLNINNLHAEIDGKPILKGLSLSVNAGEVHAIMGPNGAGKSTLGYVLGGRDAYDVTDGSVALDGADLLEMDPHERAAAGLFLGFQYPVEIPGISNLHFLREALNSQRRARGEEPLSGGEFIKLARAQADALGMDADMLKRNVNVGFSGGEKKRNEMVQMGILSPRIAILDETDSGLDIDALRIVGDGINRIMRAPDKAVVLITHYQRLLDYVQPDFVHVLADGRIVRSGGPELARELEREGYGAIAA, encoded by the coding sequence ATGCTCAATATCAACAACCTCCACGCCGAAATTGACGGCAAGCCGATCCTCAAGGGCCTTTCGCTCAGCGTCAATGCGGGCGAAGTTCACGCGATCATGGGCCCCAATGGCGCGGGCAAGTCGACGCTCGGCTATGTGCTGGGCGGTCGCGACGCCTATGACGTGACCGACGGTTCGGTCGCGCTGGACGGCGCGGACCTGCTGGAAATGGACCCGCATGAGCGCGCCGCCGCCGGCCTGTTCCTGGGCTTCCAGTACCCGGTCGAAATCCCCGGCATCTCCAACCTGCACTTCCTGCGCGAAGCACTGAACAGCCAGCGCCGCGCGCGCGGTGAGGAACCCCTGTCAGGCGGCGAATTCATCAAGCTCGCCCGCGCACAGGCCGATGCGCTCGGCATGGATGCCGACATGCTCAAGCGCAACGTCAATGTCGGCTTTTCGGGCGGTGAGAAGAAGCGCAACGAAATGGTGCAGATGGGCATCCTCTCGCCGCGCATCGCCATTCTGGACGAAACCGACAGCGGCCTCGACATTGACGCACTTCGCATCGTCGGCGACGGGATCAACCGCATCATGCGCGCCCCCGACAAGGCCGTCGTGCTGATCACGCACTATCAGCGCCTGCTCGACTATGTGCAGCCCGATTTCGTGCATGTGCTGGCCGACGGCCGCATCGTGCGTTCCGGCGGGCCGGAACTCGCCAGG